In Pirellulales bacterium, one genomic interval encodes:
- a CDS encoding formylglycine-generating enzyme family protein — translation MRRTILRRFFLLSAGLALASLLIQPASAVTIPTVPIGNAGNAADPLTGNLYGSVGYNYRIGTTEVTNAQYAEFLNFKAASDPLALYNTNMGSDPRAGITRSGVSGAYTYSSKPNMADKPVNYVSWYDSIRFANWLNNGQGAGDTETGAYTLLGGTATPSNGLSITRNAGAKWLLPSEDEWYKSAYHQPAAQGGDGDNYWLYPTASNTAPTVATADIAGNISNPGANVANYYNGAIWNGLYGNVTTVGSAGPLSDSFYGTADQGGNVWEWNETLISSPFRGLRGDSWGGYAVNLQSSARDSSPPALEDVNVGFRVATVPEPGTAVLGMIGCALMLWWGRRRK, via the coding sequence ATGCGCAGAACAATACTTCGGCGCTTCTTTTTACTGAGCGCTGGTCTAGCGCTCGCTTCGCTACTCATCCAGCCCGCCTCGGCCGTGACCATCCCCACCGTGCCGATTGGCAACGCGGGGAACGCAGCCGATCCGTTAACCGGCAATCTCTACGGTAGCGTGGGCTACAATTATCGTATCGGCACGACCGAAGTGACCAATGCGCAGTATGCCGAATTTTTGAACTTCAAAGCGGCCAGCGATCCGTTGGCCCTCTACAACACGAACATGGGGAGCGATCCCCGCGCCGGGATCACGCGTAGCGGCGTCAGCGGCGCCTACACGTATTCCAGCAAGCCCAACATGGCCGACAAGCCGGTGAATTACGTGAGTTGGTACGATTCGATCCGTTTTGCCAACTGGCTCAATAACGGCCAAGGCGCCGGCGACACCGAAACCGGCGCCTACACACTGTTGGGCGGCACGGCCACGCCCAGCAATGGCCTGAGCATCACGCGCAACGCGGGGGCGAAGTGGTTACTACCGAGCGAAGACGAGTGGTACAAGTCAGCCTACCATCAGCCGGCGGCGCAAGGGGGCGACGGTGACAACTACTGGCTTTACCCCACGGCCAGCAACACGGCGCCCACCGTGGCCACTGCCGACATCGCCGGCAACATTAGTAACCCGGGCGCGAACGTGGCAAATTACTATAACGGCGCCATCTGGAACGGCCTGTACGGCAACGTGACGACAGTCGGTAGCGCCGGCCCCTTGAGCGACAGCTTTTATGGCACAGCGGACCAAGGCGGCAATGTCTGGGAATGGAACGAAACGCTCATCAGCTCGCCGTTTCGAGGTTTGCGCGGTGATTCGTGGGGTGGCTACGCGGTCAACTTGCAGTCCTCGGCCCGGGACAGTTCCCCCCCGGCGCTCGAGGACGTCAATGTCGGGTTCCGCGTGGCAACCGTCCCTGAGCCAGGTACGGCAGTGCTCGGGATGATTGGTTGTGCGTTGATGCTGTGGTGGGGACGGCGGCGCAAGTAG
- a CDS encoding MgtC/SapB family protein, which produces MSEVFEQLINGSLDYPDVMSVTIRLCLATLLGAVLGFERSLTGKQAGMRTHMLVSLGSALFVMAAVESGASADAVTRVIQGTATGIGFVGAGAILKVGEENRVRGLTTAANIWLTAAIGTAVGVGRLYLPTLGVILAWFTLSIVERLEARIERKAKKKHAHKPPANETSGP; this is translated from the coding sequence ATGAGCGAAGTGTTCGAACAACTCATCAACGGATCGCTTGACTATCCCGATGTGATGAGCGTGACCATCCGCCTGTGTTTGGCCACCTTGCTGGGGGCAGTGCTGGGGTTTGAACGCAGCCTGACCGGCAAGCAAGCTGGCATGCGCACGCATATGCTGGTGTCGCTGGGGTCGGCGCTGTTCGTCATGGCAGCGGTTGAGTCAGGGGCGTCGGCCGACGCCGTGACACGCGTGATACAAGGGACGGCGACCGGCATTGGGTTTGTCGGCGCCGGCGCGATTTTGAAGGTGGGCGAAGAGAATCGCGTGCGCGGACTGACCACGGCGGCGAACATCTGGCTGACGGCGGCCATTGGCACGGCCGTTGGCGTGGGACGGCTGTACTTGCCGACCTTGGGGGTGATTCTGGCCTGGTTCACGCTGTCGATCGTGGAACGGCTGGAAGCGCGTATTGAGCGCAAGGCCAAGAAGAAACACGCTCACAAGCCCCCCGCCAACGAAACCTCTGGCCCATAA
- a CDS encoding tetratricopeptide repeat protein: MHDSSSTLTALVGRTIALVGKLEAMNRRAAADLLRQHGATVADRVDASIDTLVVGGDASLSDAAATELLDDELAAAAHTGRLEIWSETRLWERLGLVEPRDQVQQLYTPALLADLLKLPVAIVRRWQRRGLIQPVRQVHRLAYFDYREVATARRLADLLAAGVSPQAIERKLARWRDYLPQVDRPLSQLSIIVEGQDLLLRAGEGLIEAGGQRRFDFQAADAVTQPHTAALATPAAELARRLPFGATPAELIAASEECEDSGALVPAIELCRAALAAKGPDAELCFRLAELLYRVGDRAAARERYYMALEIDEDLVEARANLGCVLMEEGQPELAVAAFQGALDFHPDYADAHYQLARALDDLGRRDEATVHWQAFVGLAPESPWAELAAARLARP; encoded by the coding sequence ATGCATGACAGCAGTTCCACGTTGACCGCGCTCGTCGGTCGCACGATCGCCCTAGTTGGCAAGCTGGAGGCGATGAATCGCCGCGCCGCCGCCGATCTCTTACGGCAGCACGGCGCCACCGTGGCCGATCGCGTCGACGCCTCCATCGACACCCTCGTGGTCGGCGGAGACGCCAGCTTGTCCGACGCCGCCGCCACCGAACTGTTGGACGACGAACTGGCCGCCGCCGCCCATACCGGCCGCCTCGAAATTTGGAGCGAAACGCGGCTCTGGGAACGCCTCGGCCTGGTCGAACCGCGCGATCAGGTGCAACAACTCTATACGCCTGCTCTGCTGGCCGACCTGCTCAAGCTCCCCGTGGCTATTGTGCGCCGCTGGCAGCGCCGCGGGCTCATACAGCCCGTGCGGCAGGTCCATCGACTCGCCTATTTCGACTATCGCGAAGTGGCCACCGCGCGCCGTCTGGCCGATCTGTTGGCTGCCGGCGTCTCTCCCCAAGCCATCGAACGCAAGCTCGCCCGCTGGCGCGACTATTTGCCGCAAGTTGACCGCCCCCTCTCGCAGTTGTCGATCATTGTCGAAGGTCAAGATCTGCTGCTCCGCGCCGGCGAAGGACTCATCGAAGCCGGCGGTCAGCGGCGCTTCGACTTTCAAGCCGCCGATGCCGTCACCCAACCGCACACCGCCGCGCTCGCCACTCCGGCGGCGGAACTGGCCCGGCGCCTTCCCTTCGGCGCCACGCCCGCCGAACTCATCGCCGCCTCGGAAGAGTGCGAAGACTCCGGCGCGCTTGTTCCGGCGATCGAATTATGTCGCGCAGCGCTGGCGGCCAAGGGGCCCGATGCCGAGCTTTGCTTTCGACTTGCCGAGTTGCTCTACCGCGTGGGTGATCGCGCCGCCGCCCGCGAGCGCTACTACATGGCGCTGGAAATCGACGAAGATCTCGTCGAGGCGCGTGCCAATCTCGGCTGCGTGCTGATGGAAGAGGGCCAGCCCGAACTGGCTGTCGCCGCCTTTCAAGGCGCGCTCGATTTTCACCCTGACTACGCCGACGCGCATTATCAACTCGCCCGCGCGCTTGACGACCTGGGGCGCCGCGACGAGGCGACGGTTCATTGGCAGGCCTTTGTCGGCCTCGCTCCAGAAAGCCCCTGGGCAGAACTGGCCGCCGCGCGACTGGCGCGCCCTTGA